ATGCTACGTGTCTCGGGGGGTAGCTCCTGCAGCACATCGGGCAGCCGCTCGGGATATTCGTTGAAATGCGCGAGATTAAACGATACCGGCAGGTAGGGGTCCATTACCAGGCTGGGGTAGTCGCCATCTACAAAGTCTGCCATGGGGGGCACTTCATTGTTGAATGCCTGAGCCGCAATCTCGCGAAAACGGGGCATGCTGTAGGTGCCTGTACCAATACAGAACCAAGGAGAGCGTGCAATGGGGTTGGTATTGCGCTCGAAGAAGAACATGAGCTCCTCGCCCGTGTTGCGATCCAGCAGGCCTGTGTTAAACACACAGAAGTCGTTCTCCTCGCCCTTGTAATTAACCGCACGACCCTGATACAGGTAATACTCCTGGTCTTCCATCAGTTTCAGAAAGCTGAACTTGATGAAGTTGTTCAGAATTTCGTACTGGTCTCTCGGCCTGTTCGGAAAGTCCCACTTTTCAAACTGGGCTTGATTGGCCAGTATCCTCAGGTAATGGTTAAAATCTGGCTTTCCCTCCGGCCCGCGGAAAAAGGCAAAGTCATACAGATTCATTCCCTCTATTTCGCCACTACTCCAGGGTTCGCTTGACCTCCTTAGTGGTGTAACATTCGATGTTGTCTCCAACCTTTATATCGTTAAAGTTCTCTATTGATATTCCACATTCGTAGCCCTCTGCCACTTCCTTCACATCATCTTTGAAGCGCTTGAGTGCCAATATCTTCCCGTTGTACACCACTACGCCGTCCCGGATCAGGCGTACCAGATTATTGCGGGCTATGGTGCCATCTATTACCATACAGCCGGCCACGGCACCCACCTTGGAGATTCTGAATACATCCCGCACTTCCGCGGTTCCGGTTACCTGCTCTTCTATATCCGGGCTTAGCAGGCCCTCCATTGCATCTCGTATCTCATTGATAGCGTTGTAGATAACGCTGTAGAGGCGGATATCGATTTTCTCCTGGGCGGCCACCTTTCGTGCAGCGGCACTGGGGCGCACCTGGAAGCCGATAATCATGGCATTGGAGGCCGAGGCCAGCAGTACGTCGCTTTCGGTGATTTGGCCCACGCCTTTCATCACGATATTGACCGCTACTTCGTCTGTGCTCAGCTTGATCAGCGAGTCGGCCAGTGCTTCTACAGAGCCATCCACGTCGCCTTTTACAATCAGGTTTAGCTCTTTGAAGTCTCCTACGGCTGCCCGGCGCGCTATTTCCTCCA
Above is a genomic segment from Bacteroidota bacterium containing:
- a CDS encoding DUF3825 domain-containing protein; translated protein: MNLYDFAFFRGPEGKPDFNHYLRILANQAQFEKWDFPNRPRDQYEILNNFIKFSFLKLMEDQEYYLYQGRAVNYKGEENDFCVFNTGLLDRNTGEELMFFFERNTNPIARSPWFCIGTGTYSMPRFREIAAQAFNNEVPPMADFVDGDYPSLVMDPYLPVSFNLAHFNEYPERLPDVLQELPPETRSILLQGAISLAIKHLHRNYRYAVPMYYMEESRLQLLLPLMISPRSRIGYALILDRLRSEDGYTARTILTFEQAYINARLIAKPEGWLAI